One segment of Rubripirellula amarantea DNA contains the following:
- the proB gene encoding glutamate 5-kinase encodes MSHSSSPDPNLPATLRAQCLADTRCIVVKVGTRVLTTPEGKLNRQRIDELSAGLCEIADSDRQTIMVSSGAVGAGMGKLGLDQRPQGIAQLQAVAAVGQTELIQAYEKSLFQRGRHAAQVLLTAADLRRRSGYLHVRNALTQIHAFNSIAIVNENDCVAVSELMTTFGDNDRLAAQVAGLLSDTMLIILSDIDGLFDGHPSDPGSKKLDVVEVIDEKILAMAQSHNSSTSKGGMASKLQAASMAVSHGHPAIIAPGNDPQVLQKILAGDPIGTLFLPEKEHSIRGRKRWIGSSAHATGTLTLDAGAVKALLHKGSSLLAIGITSVSGSFSRGGVVAIHDPHGKEIAKGLCNYPSSEVEKILGRPSDQISEILGHRSYECVIHRDNLVTT; translated from the coding sequence ATGAGCCATTCGTCGTCCCCTGACCCTAATCTTCCCGCTACACTCCGCGCCCAATGCCTAGCCGATACGCGATGCATCGTCGTCAAGGTCGGCACTCGGGTTCTAACCACGCCTGAAGGCAAGCTCAATCGCCAGCGAATTGACGAGCTTTCCGCCGGACTTTGTGAAATCGCCGATTCCGATCGTCAAACCATCATGGTTTCTAGTGGTGCGGTTGGCGCTGGAATGGGGAAATTGGGACTCGATCAACGCCCGCAGGGAATCGCTCAGTTGCAGGCCGTCGCCGCGGTCGGCCAAACCGAGTTGATTCAGGCCTACGAGAAATCACTGTTTCAACGAGGGCGACACGCGGCTCAGGTCCTGCTTACCGCAGCAGATTTGCGACGCCGCAGTGGTTATCTGCACGTACGAAACGCCCTGACACAAATCCACGCTTTCAACTCAATCGCCATCGTCAACGAGAATGATTGCGTTGCGGTTAGCGAACTGATGACGACCTTCGGTGACAACGATCGGCTGGCGGCTCAGGTTGCGGGTCTATTGTCCGACACCATGCTGATCATCTTGTCAGACATCGACGGTTTGTTTGATGGCCACCCCAGTGACCCCGGAAGCAAAAAACTGGATGTAGTCGAAGTAATCGACGAGAAAATTCTCGCGATGGCTCAATCTCACAACAGTTCCACCAGCAAAGGCGGCATGGCCAGCAAGTTGCAAGCTGCATCGATGGCCGTTTCCCATGGGCACCCCGCGATCATTGCACCGGGCAATGACCCACAAGTGCTGCAAAAAATCCTAGCCGGCGACCCCATCGGAACCCTGTTTTTGCCGGAAAAAGAACACTCAATCCGCGGCCGCAAACGTTGGATCGGTTCCTCGGCCCATGCTACCGGCACGCTGACCCTGGACGCCGGAGCCGTCAAGGCGCTGCTCCATAAAGGCAGCAGCCTGCTGGCGATCGGTATCACGAGCGTTAGTGGATCGTTCAGCCGAGGCGGTGTGGTCGCAATCCATGACCCCCACGGCAAGGAAATTGCTAAGGGACTTTGCAATTATCCCTCCAGCGAAGTTGAGAAGATCCTTGGTCGTCCCAGTGACCAGATCAGCGAGATCCTCGGTCACCGCTCGTACGAGTGCGTCATTCATCGTGACAACCTAGTGACAACCTAG
- a CDS encoding amidophosphoribosyltransferase: protein MSELHHECGVAAIYHLSGRGRSPMCTDDGPRQISRLLPRMLLDIQNRGQLAAGMTTYDPDLPQLLRTRKDVGSVTEVFRLNHKAKAESLMKSLAGRAAIGHVRYATCGADDRNYAQPFERRHIHKRKWFSFCFNGQLTNYEILKERLLADGDHHLTLGTDTEIILHEFGRRLSQSKTRMDWIDVLRQSAAEFDGAYSMAVLTAEGEMIVARDPLGIKPMCYVNDGPLFAAASESVALLNLGFSDDQIKSLPPGHAIIINPETGFRMERFAEEQTPKHCFFEWIYFANVASTLDDQSVYLSRTRLGEELARAEREMNKFPLDPNDTIIVPVPDTSKAAADSMAFQLAIPCREGLIRNRYAGRTFIEGGSNRKAKAATKYTPLREVLEGKRVILVEDSIVRSTTMNVLLDRIREVGGAREIHVRVACPPIIAPCFYGIDMSSIDQLIGPKYFSNHGTLTDESQQRLADDLGADSLRYLPVEAISRAIGLSADHLCQACVTGKYPTKCGQHLYQIALDNRGSKMDSRKTYEQLAAAMAE from the coding sequence ATGAGCGAATTGCATCACGAATGTGGTGTCGCGGCTATCTACCATCTGTCCGGCCGTGGCCGTTCGCCGATGTGTACCGACGATGGCCCCCGGCAAATTTCAAGGCTATTGCCTCGAATGCTCTTAGATATACAAAACCGCGGCCAGCTCGCTGCCGGGATGACGACCTACGATCCGGATTTACCGCAACTATTGCGCACTCGCAAAGATGTGGGCTCGGTCACCGAAGTTTTTCGTCTCAACCACAAAGCCAAGGCCGAATCGCTGATGAAGTCCTTGGCCGGTCGTGCCGCGATAGGGCATGTGCGGTATGCGACCTGTGGTGCAGATGATCGCAATTATGCGCAGCCGTTCGAACGCCGGCACATTCACAAACGCAAATGGTTCAGCTTTTGTTTCAACGGACAACTGACCAACTACGAAATCTTGAAAGAGCGGTTGCTCGCCGACGGTGACCATCACCTGACGTTGGGAACGGACACCGAGATCATTCTGCATGAATTCGGTCGTCGGCTTAGCCAATCCAAAACGCGGATGGATTGGATTGATGTGCTACGTCAAAGCGCCGCCGAGTTCGATGGAGCGTATTCGATGGCGGTTCTGACCGCGGAAGGCGAAATGATCGTCGCTCGAGATCCGCTTGGCATCAAACCGATGTGCTATGTCAACGACGGTCCCTTGTTCGCGGCAGCCAGCGAAAGTGTGGCGCTGTTGAATCTTGGATTTTCTGATGACCAAATCAAATCGTTGCCTCCCGGGCATGCGATCATCATCAATCCTGAAACTGGGTTTCGGATGGAACGGTTTGCGGAAGAGCAAACGCCGAAGCATTGTTTCTTTGAGTGGATCTATTTCGCCAATGTGGCCAGCACGCTCGACGATCAAAGCGTTTACCTCAGCCGCACGCGGTTGGGTGAAGAGCTAGCTCGCGCGGAACGCGAGATGAATAAGTTTCCGCTCGATCCCAACGATACGATCATTGTGCCGGTACCCGATACTAGTAAAGCGGCCGCAGACTCGATGGCGTTCCAGCTTGCGATTCCCTGTCGTGAAGGCTTGATCCGAAACCGCTATGCCGGACGGACCTTTATCGAAGGTGGATCCAATCGTAAGGCTAAGGCCGCGACCAAGTACACGCCGCTTCGAGAAGTGCTCGAGGGCAAACGTGTGATCTTGGTGGAAGATTCGATCGTTCGCAGCACCACCATGAACGTGTTGTTGGATCGGATTCGTGAAGTCGGTGGAGCGCGAGAAATTCACGTGCGTGTGGCTTGCCCGCCGATCATCGCGCCATGTTTTTATGGCATCGACATGAGTTCGATTGATCAGTTAATAGGGCCGAAGTACTTTTCCAACCACGGCACGCTGACCGACGAATCTCAGCAGCGATTGGCTGATGATTTGGGCGCGGATTCGCTTCGATACTTGCCTGTTGAAGCAATATCTCGAGCCATTGGTTTGTCCGCAGATCACCTGTGTCAGGCCTGCGTCACAGGAAAGTATCCCACCAAGTGTGGTCAGCATCTTTATCAGATTGCGCTTGATAATCGAGGCAGCAAGATGGATAGCCGAAAGACCTACGAACAGCTCGCCGCCGCCATGGCGGAATAG
- a CDS encoding DUF1573 domain-containing protein, with amino-acid sequence MVSANRVFWFELSVFACWLPAVLADEPLEKKLIAVDPESVGLSQRVTSYWVAKVNLGKVSAGDLLSCTFKLQNKSSLDVVVAGTDLQSGCKKLSIAQADWFSGDDLEVTAQIQVPERNQHTLFVTSASVVCASENKSWPKVSTQVQFVMEIANLLKFKPPVALHSASQSSPVEIEMPLLCTLENPDFIVKSTEPAIESAAKVAFIDDTWTVVIKLPPAKEGVEGDIVVIDQASKLSAEARVSVQRDVRATISPTFMQASEDADGNFLINGICRVRGAGADAEASADAGIAVEVPVAVQLTYQGKSVPTKVTNLGNGVARVSARLGQGLIVSTEGELTSERLQASWRILAGKESWNLTSWFVCQPRSPNANGEISVRDASSFFEGWGANVAAIKNYELVARYTKHASYPDGRDVDVERTVVFRADLSSKQSVRVNKYSEIEVTADGNELRKGHLSVDGINDRDYWSYSPNDHSVNRMVPKAYIDNLQSSGIENPLVVGLSKVAGSYLSASPRPEDRISSFLMHHPKSKLHLSEDHDLSVTRSYNAGEVAYTTKWMIDGKRLLPTRCVSLFEDRGVSGKLSDEFYTWTQTKGIDVVRSAYGDVLGTMQVGDTYKNFSGVYDWKFGWRKLNVPVEELNFAVENYDSQKEIEALIIDADAYLKTIDDDGE; translated from the coding sequence ATGGTATCTGCGAACCGCGTGTTTTGGTTTGAATTGTCTGTATTCGCCTGTTGGCTTCCGGCCGTGTTGGCGGACGAGCCACTTGAGAAAAAGCTCATAGCGGTTGACCCGGAAAGCGTTGGATTGTCTCAGCGCGTGACGAGTTATTGGGTCGCGAAGGTCAATCTTGGAAAGGTCAGCGCGGGTGATTTGCTGTCCTGCACGTTCAAGCTTCAAAATAAGTCTTCGCTAGATGTCGTTGTTGCCGGAACGGATCTGCAAAGTGGATGCAAGAAACTGAGCATCGCTCAAGCTGATTGGTTTTCGGGTGATGATCTCGAAGTGACCGCTCAGATCCAAGTTCCCGAGAGGAATCAGCACACTCTCTTTGTGACCTCCGCCTCCGTCGTATGCGCATCTGAGAACAAGAGTTGGCCCAAGGTCTCCACACAAGTGCAATTTGTGATGGAGATTGCAAACCTATTGAAGTTCAAGCCACCCGTGGCACTGCATTCGGCATCGCAGTCGAGTCCCGTAGAGATCGAGATGCCGCTGCTGTGTACACTCGAAAACCCTGACTTTATCGTTAAGTCAACTGAACCAGCCATCGAGTCAGCAGCAAAGGTCGCCTTCATTGACGATACATGGACGGTCGTAATCAAGCTGCCACCCGCCAAAGAAGGTGTCGAGGGCGACATCGTGGTGATCGACCAGGCTTCGAAGTTATCGGCAGAGGCCAGGGTCAGTGTCCAACGAGACGTCCGCGCAACGATCTCGCCGACGTTCATGCAGGCTTCGGAAGACGCGGATGGCAATTTCTTGATCAACGGAATCTGCCGAGTCCGAGGCGCGGGGGCTGATGCCGAAGCGAGTGCAGATGCTGGCATCGCAGTTGAAGTCCCTGTTGCGGTCCAGTTGACTTACCAAGGCAAAAGTGTTCCCACGAAAGTGACCAATTTGGGCAACGGTGTGGCGAGGGTTTCTGCACGACTGGGCCAAGGTCTAATCGTATCCACCGAGGGCGAACTGACATCGGAAAGGTTGCAAGCGAGTTGGCGAATTTTGGCTGGCAAAGAATCGTGGAACCTTACTTCTTGGTTCGTTTGTCAGCCCCGTTCGCCAAATGCAAATGGCGAGATCAGCGTTCGCGATGCAAGCAGTTTCTTTGAAGGCTGGGGAGCGAACGTTGCCGCGATCAAGAATTATGAACTAGTAGCCCGTTATACGAAACATGCGTCTTACCCCGATGGACGTGATGTCGATGTTGAGCGAACGGTCGTGTTCCGAGCCGACCTGTCATCCAAGCAGTCCGTAAGAGTCAACAAGTATTCCGAGATTGAGGTAACGGCAGATGGAAACGAGTTGCGCAAAGGGCATCTGTCCGTCGACGGAATCAACGACAGGGATTATTGGTCATACTCGCCCAACGACCATTCGGTGAATCGAATGGTCCCTAAGGCGTACATTGACAATCTTCAAAGTAGTGGCATCGAAAATCCACTGGTAGTTGGTCTCAGTAAGGTCGCGGGTTCGTACCTTAGTGCCTCGCCACGCCCGGAAGATCGCATTTCATCTTTTCTTATGCATCATCCCAAGTCGAAATTGCACTTGTCTGAAGATCATGATTTATCGGTGACGCGTTCATACAACGCTGGTGAAGTTGCTTACACGACCAAATGGATGATCGATGGTAAGCGACTTTTGCCGACCCGCTGCGTGTCCCTGTTCGAAGATCGAGGGGTGTCGGGCAAGCTGTCCGACGAGTTCTATACCTGGACTCAAACGAAAGGAATCGATGTTGTTCGATCAGCGTATGGAGATGTGTTGGGGACAATGCAGGTGGGCGACACGTACAAGAATTTCTCGGGTGTCTATGACTGGAAATTTGGTTGGCGAAAGCTCAACGTTCCCGTGGAAGAGTTGAACTTCGCGGTCGAAAACTACGACAGCCAGAAAGAGATCGAGGCGTTGATCATAGACGCGGATGCCTACCTCAAAACGATAGATGACGACGGTGAGTGA
- a CDS encoding DUF1598 domain-containing protein: MLRILTTLLLIGTGLVAIADEPVTEHLQRGEFGAAFDRAMQLPTDARDAALADIVLAQRGFANPGSASSTLREIESSEARSQATRSVPAISSSSATNRGTGAAGGSSFADFQSLIDLIQNTVDPESWDALGGQGTMQEYPQGVYVDPNGTLQTCETLAATDSINNLATLLARPRSAQLQSALDISSEPRDWKSASNLRCVSLRRLRDAWADAIMHGGVPGEALSHLAGLSTIQYVVVQENDILLLGKTAGTELHQGWFRDHDTGLAAIRLDILATTILAARQQTPFGCTIDPTTEGLKAAAATAAKVASRELPIGKAADAMIDAIGMQNIEVFGTPADSPLALMMVEADRHMKQLALGVHPMPGETSNYLEIVDEYIAQGVPNDLLLRLWFTASARSVRTDNDRIVFEMTGVPVKLSGQNERAVADGARGNLTTDFRSEAFVKRFNQNWSDIRATYPIYAGLESVFQASSAAALAHQFAKSPHQQALLDSLASMASSSSRYTRVPQQVETIAVLHNIRHRSQRHHIVMASGGVAVNPRLTLARTFHAYPSLSSMTRADEDRPKLIHRWWWDVR, encoded by the coding sequence ATGCTGCGAATTCTCACGACGCTATTGCTCATTGGCACCGGGCTGGTGGCGATCGCTGATGAACCGGTCACCGAGCATTTGCAACGCGGTGAGTTTGGCGCCGCCTTCGATCGAGCGATGCAGTTACCCACTGATGCCCGAGATGCGGCGCTTGCGGACATCGTCTTGGCCCAACGCGGTTTCGCTAATCCCGGTTCGGCAAGCAGTACGCTACGTGAGATCGAATCTTCGGAAGCCCGTTCGCAAGCTACCCGCAGCGTTCCCGCAATCAGCAGCAGCTCGGCAACCAATCGTGGAACAGGCGCAGCCGGTGGAAGCTCGTTTGCTGACTTCCAATCGCTGATTGACTTAATCCAAAATACAGTCGACCCCGAATCTTGGGATGCACTGGGCGGCCAGGGAACAATGCAAGAGTACCCGCAAGGCGTTTACGTCGACCCCAACGGGACGCTGCAAACCTGCGAGACATTAGCCGCGACGGACTCGATCAACAATTTGGCGACACTGCTCGCACGACCTCGCTCAGCTCAGCTTCAATCTGCTCTGGACATCTCAAGCGAACCGCGTGACTGGAAGAGCGCATCGAACCTGCGCTGTGTTTCATTGCGGCGACTGCGCGATGCCTGGGCCGATGCGATCATGCACGGCGGTGTTCCCGGCGAAGCACTCTCTCACTTGGCCGGCCTTTCAACAATTCAATATGTGGTCGTGCAAGAGAACGACATCTTGTTGTTGGGCAAGACCGCAGGGACGGAACTCCACCAAGGCTGGTTCCGCGATCACGACACGGGTTTGGCCGCGATCCGACTGGACATCCTGGCAACAACGATCTTGGCTGCTCGCCAGCAAACGCCGTTTGGCTGCACGATTGATCCCACGACGGAAGGCTTAAAAGCCGCTGCCGCGACGGCGGCGAAGGTTGCATCAAGAGAACTGCCCATTGGCAAAGCCGCCGACGCAATGATCGATGCGATCGGGATGCAAAATATCGAAGTCTTTGGCACCCCTGCGGATTCGCCGTTGGCCCTGATGATGGTCGAAGCCGATCGGCACATGAAACAACTTGCCCTCGGAGTTCATCCGATGCCGGGCGAAACGTCCAACTATCTTGAGATTGTTGACGAGTACATCGCCCAGGGCGTGCCCAACGACCTTCTGTTGCGACTGTGGTTTACGGCCAGTGCTCGCAGTGTCCGCACCGACAACGATCGCATCGTGTTTGAAATGACGGGAGTGCCAGTGAAGCTGTCGGGACAAAACGAACGGGCGGTGGCGGACGGAGCCCGAGGCAATCTGACGACCGACTTTCGCAGCGAAGCGTTCGTCAAACGCTTCAACCAAAACTGGAGCGACATTCGCGCGACTTACCCGATCTATGCGGGACTTGAATCCGTCTTCCAAGCATCAAGTGCCGCAGCGCTAGCCCATCAGTTTGCCAAGTCGCCACACCAACAAGCGTTGCTGGATTCTCTGGCATCCATGGCATCCTCATCGAGCCGATACACGCGAGTTCCTCAGCAAGTGGAAACGATCGCCGTGCTACACAACATCCGGCATCGAAGCCAACGACACCACATCGTGATGGCAAGCGGCGGCGTTGCGGTGAACCCTCGATTGACGCTCGCTCGCACCTTCCACGCCTACCCGTCGTTATCGAGCATGACTCGCGCCGATGAAGATCGCCCCAAACTGATTCACCGTTGGTGGTGGGACGTACGATAG
- a CDS encoding arginyltransferase, protein MSHPKSHDVVRHQQCRLVVVQDQTQPCPYLDDVTARMPLRLPVGNVTPGAIDEMLSLGFRRSGDFAYRTECPTCTQCHPTRVNVAKFDLTRSMKRVLNRGDRELKCTWQMPEVDFKRADLFNLHRRERKLGSPDEVVSPESYRSFLVDSFCETQELSLWLSDELISVSIVDIGASSISAVYTHFNPDYHRYSLGTYAILKQIEWARRNQKNFVYLGMYVANNAHLNYKARFMPQERLVDGEWIAFDRCEREQE, encoded by the coding sequence ATGAGCCATCCGAAAAGTCACGACGTGGTCCGGCATCAGCAATGCCGGCTTGTGGTCGTCCAAGACCAGACCCAACCCTGCCCGTACCTCGATGATGTCACCGCGCGAATGCCACTGCGATTACCAGTGGGAAATGTGACACCGGGTGCGATCGATGAAATGCTATCGCTTGGCTTTCGTCGCAGTGGTGACTTTGCCTATCGCACCGAATGCCCCACCTGTACCCAGTGCCATCCCACGCGAGTCAACGTGGCGAAGTTCGACTTAACGCGTTCAATGAAACGAGTGCTCAACCGAGGTGATCGCGAGCTGAAGTGCACGTGGCAGATGCCTGAGGTAGATTTCAAACGAGCCGACCTGTTCAATCTACATCGTCGCGAACGAAAACTGGGTAGCCCAGACGAAGTTGTCTCGCCGGAATCATACCGCTCGTTTCTGGTCGACAGTTTTTGCGAAACGCAGGAACTATCGTTATGGCTTTCCGACGAACTGATTTCTGTATCGATCGTGGACATCGGCGCATCGAGCATCTCGGCGGTTTATACGCATTTCAATCCTGACTATCACCGGTACAGTTTGGGCACCTACGCTATCTTGAAACAAATTGAGTGGGCTCGTCGCAACCAAAAGAACTTCGTCTACCTTGGCATGTACGTCGCTAACAACGCACACCTCAACTATAAGGCTCGCTTTATGCCGCAAGAGCGGCTTGTCGATGGTGAATGGATTGCCTTTGACCGCTGCGAGCGTGAACAAGAATAG
- a CDS encoding lipase family protein, whose protein sequence is MILRFRDQHSREDARYLATACDLVYLDPDAAKVAFAEQLGLTGELVSVDNTQAFVGENDESIVIAFRGSQTPSTLDGVKDWLLTNARNFLVIPEGRIGTDFAAAGVGARFHRGFMQALDELWIPLYSRVDEAFGRKERPVWVTGHSLGGALALLCAWRMHQQFIPIHQVVTFGAPMIGNAAAAEAFAREFPDRIFRYVDAGDLVPKLPMMSLFSNDYGHVQREVVVGSSALVTAAGVIASVATKAAAGSSSSAASSVVGSGIVASAQGAMSGEVVDQIWAELSKGLPSHLMHNYLNRLTGE, encoded by the coding sequence GTGATTTTGCGATTTCGTGACCAGCATTCTCGCGAAGATGCCCGCTATTTAGCGACGGCCTGCGACTTGGTTTACCTCGACCCCGATGCTGCGAAAGTTGCATTTGCGGAGCAGCTCGGTTTGACGGGCGAATTGGTGAGCGTTGACAATACGCAGGCATTCGTGGGTGAAAATGACGAATCGATTGTGATCGCGTTTCGCGGGTCGCAAACACCGTCAACTTTGGATGGAGTCAAGGACTGGCTGCTGACCAACGCTCGAAACTTCCTGGTGATTCCCGAGGGGCGAATCGGAACCGATTTCGCTGCAGCGGGTGTGGGAGCTCGCTTTCACCGAGGGTTCATGCAAGCGCTCGATGAGTTGTGGATTCCGCTTTACTCACGTGTCGATGAAGCGTTCGGTCGTAAGGAGCGGCCAGTGTGGGTGACTGGTCACTCACTCGGCGGCGCCCTGGCATTGCTTTGCGCTTGGCGAATGCATCAACAGTTCATTCCGATTCATCAGGTGGTCACCTTTGGTGCCCCGATGATTGGCAATGCAGCCGCGGCGGAGGCTTTCGCGCGAGAGTTTCCTGACCGAATTTTCCGATATGTCGACGCGGGTGATTTGGTTCCTAAATTGCCAATGATGAGTCTGTTTAGCAACGACTACGGTCATGTGCAGCGTGAGGTCGTTGTGGGCAGTTCGGCTTTGGTGACTGCGGCCGGGGTGATAGCAAGCGTTGCGACCAAGGCAGCAGCAGGGTCATCGTCGTCGGCTGCCTCGTCGGTGGTCGGTTCGGGAATTGTTGCCTCCGCACAAGGGGCGATGAGTGGCGAGGTGGTTGACCAAATATGGGCAGAGCTAAGCAAGGGGTTGCCGTCTCACCTGATGCACAACTATCTGAATCGGCTCACCGGCGAGTGA
- the ftsH gene encoding ATP-dependent zinc metalloprotease FtsH: MSDNPQRNSNDPRPGGNVWLVLALIVSAVIFSAYLYGNNTRRLRYPDLMALLEKEAASNKVATSDAAAAGAAADAEARSTSSDSPDASQVTTSEASDSQASDSEPMILVPSTKNPSVMIEYSQLSDIEVSDESITGNIVFRALGNENGVADSEPKEVRFETIRDINNDAEHAKLVERLTASGVTWDNARPSRIWEQWPQLLMIGILVFLGIMMLRRIGGMGSPMSFSRSRGKLYSQDELAISFEDAAGIDEAVEEVHEIVDFLKNSEKYQSLGGRIPKGVLLVGPPGTGKTLLARAIAGEAGVPFFSLSGSDFVEMYVGVGAARVRDMFQQAVSRAPCIIFIDELDALGKSRSASSMGGHDEREQTLNALLVEMDGFDSNSGVIVVAATNRPETLDPALLRPGRFDRHVLVDRPDISGREDILKVHVKNVKLDENVNLKEIASITPGFVGADLANLVNEAALLAARAEKKAVGIDEFNEAVERVTAGLEKKSRVMNEEEKIRVAYHEAGHALVAAALPNTDPVHKVSIIPRGLAALGYTMQRPESERFLMTKSELESNMKVLLAGTLTEEMTFQDISTGAQNDLERCTEIARSMVMDYGMSRLGRINFRRSNRSAFLAGGGGEGYQMMHSEEMAKLIDKEVARIVEDALVQTREILEQRRNVLEAVTQRLLEVEVIDNDELMRLIQVTSTGPWLVPGTVNETPKAKIRQAEDSGDAKTVSS; this comes from the coding sequence ATGTCTGACAATCCTCAGCGAAATTCCAACGATCCCCGACCTGGCGGAAACGTTTGGTTGGTTCTTGCACTGATCGTCTCGGCGGTCATCTTTAGTGCGTATCTGTACGGCAACAACACGCGGCGACTGCGCTATCCCGATTTGATGGCGCTGCTGGAAAAAGAAGCGGCAAGCAACAAGGTGGCAACCAGTGACGCCGCCGCCGCCGGCGCCGCTGCTGATGCTGAAGCCAGGTCCACGTCGAGTGATTCCCCCGACGCTTCGCAAGTGACGACTTCGGAAGCTAGTGATTCGCAAGCCAGCGATTCAGAGCCGATGATTTTGGTTCCGTCGACGAAGAATCCGAGCGTGATGATCGAGTACAGCCAACTGAGCGACATTGAAGTCTCTGACGAGTCGATCACGGGGAACATCGTTTTTCGTGCTCTGGGGAACGAAAATGGCGTCGCGGATAGCGAGCCGAAGGAAGTGCGATTTGAAACCATTCGTGACATCAATAACGATGCTGAACATGCCAAGCTGGTCGAACGGCTGACCGCCTCGGGCGTGACGTGGGACAATGCTCGTCCGAGTCGAATCTGGGAACAATGGCCCCAGCTTCTGATGATCGGCATTCTGGTGTTCTTGGGCATCATGATGCTGCGGCGAATCGGCGGCATGGGGTCACCGATGTCGTTCTCGCGTAGTCGCGGCAAGCTATACAGTCAGGACGAGCTGGCGATTTCGTTTGAAGACGCAGCCGGGATTGATGAGGCCGTCGAGGAGGTTCACGAGATTGTTGACTTCCTAAAGAACAGTGAAAAATACCAATCGCTTGGCGGGCGTATCCCCAAGGGAGTTCTGTTGGTCGGTCCTCCGGGAACTGGCAAAACCCTGCTCGCAAGAGCAATCGCGGGCGAAGCTGGCGTTCCGTTCTTTAGTCTTTCCGGTAGTGACTTTGTCGAAATGTACGTCGGCGTGGGTGCCGCTCGTGTTCGCGATATGTTCCAGCAAGCTGTGAGCCGCGCGCCCTGTATCATCTTCATCGATGAATTGGATGCACTAGGAAAGAGTCGTAGCGCATCGTCGATGGGTGGGCACGATGAACGCGAGCAAACACTGAACGCGTTGTTAGTCGAGATGGATGGTTTCGATTCTAACAGCGGCGTGATTGTGGTGGCGGCGACCAACCGGCCCGAAACGCTTGATCCGGCATTGCTTCGTCCGGGACGTTTTGACCGCCACGTATTGGTTGATCGACCCGATATCAGCGGCCGCGAAGACATATTGAAGGTTCACGTCAAGAACGTGAAGCTCGATGAAAACGTCAATTTGAAAGAGATCGCTTCGATCACTCCTGGGTTTGTGGGTGCGGACCTTGCCAACCTTGTCAACGAAGCCGCGCTGCTGGCGGCCAGAGCGGAAAAGAAGGCGGTTGGGATCGACGAGTTTAATGAAGCGGTCGAACGAGTGACGGCGGGGCTCGAAAAGAAGAGCCGCGTGATGAACGAAGAAGAAAAAATTCGCGTCGCCTATCACGAAGCAGGTCACGCATTGGTGGCTGCGGCACTTCCCAATACGGATCCCGTTCACAAGGTCAGCATCATTCCGCGAGGTTTGGCGGCGCTTGGATACACGATGCAGCGTCCCGAGTCCGAGCGATTCTTGATGACCAAGAGCGAGTTGGAAAGCAATATGAAAGTATTGTTAGCCGGAACGCTGACCGAAGAGATGACATTCCAAGACATCAGTACGGGTGCTCAGAATGACTTGGAGCGATGTACCGAGATTGCTCGTAGCATGGTGATGGATTATGGAATGAGTCGTTTGGGGCGTATCAACTTCCGACGCAGTAACCGCTCCGCCTTTTTGGCTGGCGGTGGCGGTGAAGGCTACCAGATGATGCACAGCGAAGAGATGGCGAAGCTGATCGACAAAGAGGTAGCTCGCATCGTTGAAGACGCGCTGGTGCAGACCCGTGAAATCTTAGAGCAACGTCGAAACGTTCTTGAAGCGGTGACCCAGCGATTGCTGGAGGTTGAAGTGATCGACAATGATGAACTGATGCGATTGATTCAAGTGACTTCTACCGGCCCCTGGTTGGTGCCCGGGACGGTCAATGAAACGCCGAAAGCCAAGATACGGCAGGCTGAAGACTCCGGCGATGCAAAAACAGTGTCGTCGTAG